In one Melopsittacus undulatus isolate bMelUnd1 chromosome 4, bMelUnd1.mat.Z, whole genome shotgun sequence genomic region, the following are encoded:
- the LOC101871538 gene encoding olfactory receptor 1019-like encodes MAYDRYVAICRPLQYMTIMSRKPCAHLATGIWVAGLLNSLLHTSLIFTLSVCDSNEVDQYYCDIPPMLALSCSSTYCREQVVLTVAGAIWGSAFAVTLVSYIYILWAILCTKSPESRHKAFSTCGSHLTVVVCLFYGTTIFPYVWPSSTYLPNQDRIVSMLYEILTPLINHCCDLVACTLLTKTTCQGCLSQWPFLWLLAWCKR; translated from the coding sequence ATGGCATATGACCGGTACGTTGCAATATGCCGTCCACTGCAGTACATGACTATCATGAGTAGGAAGCCGTGTGCTCACCTGGCCACTGGCATCTGGGTAGCAGGGCTGTTAAACTCCCTGTTGCACACATCTTTGATTTTTACACTCTCTGTTTGTGATTCTAATGAAGTTGACCAATATTACTGTGATATCCCTCCCATGCTGGCCCTCTCTTGCTCATCTACTTACTGTAGGGAACAGGTAGTTCTCACAGTTGCTGGAGCCATTTGGGGCAGCGCCTTTGCCGTCACTCTGGTCTCATATATCTACATCCTGTGGGCTATCCTATGCACGAAGTCTCCTGAGAGCAGGCACAAAGCCTTCTCTACCTGTGGGTCCCACTTGACAGTGGTAGTATGTCTCTTCTATGGAACCACCATTTTCCCATATGTGTGGCCTTCCTCCACCTACTTGCCTAATCAGGACAGGATAGTTTCCATGCTCTATGAAATCCTCACTCCCCTGATAAATCACTGCTGTGACTTGGTTGCTTGCACACTACTTACTAAAACCACATGTCAAGGTTGTCTGTCTCAGTGGCCTTTTTTGTGGCTGCTGGCTTGGTGTAAAAGATAA